One genomic window of Equus caballus isolate H_3958 breed thoroughbred unplaced genomic scaffold, TB-T2T haplotype2-0000448, whole genome shotgun sequence includes the following:
- the LOC138922048 gene encoding ral guanine nucleotide dissociation stimulator-like codes for MCSCIPSLRGSGAQRANNDSLLQRCRHWLRPHLQDLRPFGRRNPQSSTQEMVQELAHGSYGSISLDRGQVQQTTDLARGWTEGRRGESLGQRNEACRMRALQAGLLERLPPSIGPALAPRNMANVTTIVFDCAAVLTSHGVLDHLLATMRLASLRVIWPGSHLGGPAYLPQVQLQHLGPRRAELEAPVPELLPALEPEQGPAPGPEAAPAVVPPSAPELEAASPPAASPPAASPPAASPPSASPGPERAPSASAPVPASELEQDAPLTFGRSLPPAAEVTAEASAELREERPKLLDFPPKLVAEQLTRMDAELFKKVEPRHCLGFVWCQRPNGSKEYLAPTVRATINQFLHVSGCVITTCLGDLSMTAQDRARVVELWIQVAKECRVLGNYASLRAIVSALQSPSISRLQKTWGRVARKSSRKLKRFVKDQWVSRRQLVKEATSMLTSLETGPTGAQKGLIPFLGTFLNYLLLLDTNMEDYLEGNEINFEKRSEEFKVTEQIFLLQEAVHLYHIEAEERFGAWFEAMEPLSEDESYSLSCHLEPPQERAGKMRRFFLPKKNRASLSSGLVTRPLTQNPATVADPGPSNSSSAACSSAAGTRLGNTRGPRPAPPMLMARRTF; via the exons atgtgttcgtgtatcccctctttgcgaggctctggcgcacagagagccaacaatgacagtcttctccagcgctgtcgacattggctgagaccgcacctccaagacctcaggccattcggaagaaggaaccctcag agctccacccaggagatggtccaggagctggcgcatgggtcctacggctccatctccctggacagggggcaagtgcagcagaccaccgaccttgcccggggctggactgaggggaga cgcggagagtcactcgggcagcggaatgaggcctgcaggatgcgggccctccaggcaggcctgctggagaggctgccgccgtccataggaccagccttggcgcctcgaaacatggccaacgtcaccaccatcgtgtttgactgcgcggctgtcctcacctcccacggggtcctggaccacctacttgctac gatgcggctggcctctctgcgtgtcatctggcctgggtcgcacctgggaggccctgcctaccttccccaggtccagctgcaacatctggggcccaggagggcagagctggaag cgccagttccagagctcctgccggctctagagccagagcaagggccagctccggggccagaggcagctccagctgtagttccaccgtccgcgccggagctggaggcggcctcaccaccagcagcctcacctccagcagcctcacctccagcagcctcacctccatcggcctctccagggccggagcgagcgccatcagcttcagccccagtgccagcttctgagctggagcaagatgcgccattgacttttggacgatctctgcctccagctgccgaagtcaccgcagaagcgagcgccgagctgagagaggagaggcctaagctgctggacttccctccgaagctggtggccgagcagctgacccggatggatgcg gagctgttcaagaaggtggagccccgccactgcctgggttttgtgtggtgccagcggcccaatgggagcaaggagtacctggctcccacggttcgggccactatcaaccagtttcttcacgtgtccggctgcgtcatcacgacgtgccttggggacctcagcatgacggcccaggacagggccagagtcgtcgagctgtggattcaggtggccaag gagtgccgagtccttggaaattatgcgtccctgcgtgccatcgtgtctgctctgcagagcccctccatcagccgtctgcaaaagacatggggacgagttgccag gaagagctctcgaaagttgaagaggttcgtcaaagaccagtgggtgagcaggaggcagctggtgaag gaggcgacctctatgttgaccagcctggagacgggccccacaggtgcccagaag gggctcatccccttccttggcacattcctcaattacctactgctgctggacaccaacatggaggattacctggag ggaaatgagatcaattttgagaaaaggagtgag gaattcaaagtcaccgagcagatcttcctgctccaggaggcagtccatctttaccacattgaggctgaggagcgatttggggcctggttcgaggccatggagcccctcagcgaggatgagag ctacagcctgtcctgccacctggagcccccacaggagagggccggcaagatgcgccggtttttcctgcccaagaagaaccgcgcgtctctcagctcagggctcg tcaccagacccctgacgcagaacccagcaacagtggcagatcccggtccttccaacagctcgagtgcagcctgctcttcagcggcggggacgcggctgggaaacacgcggggccccaggccggctcctcccatgctgatggcgagaagaacattctaa